The following proteins are encoded in a genomic region of Streptococcus equi subsp. equi:
- a CDS encoding gas vesicle protein has translation MSNFFKTLVIGVASGAATAYFLSTEKGKVLKARAQRAYEAYRQNPEEYHQMAKEKGSEYSQLARHTFNDLKTRFESGDMTTDQVFDFIKEKTSQFVHQAKEAASEHDKADDVIIDLDEEDIIINYPEDDSEKEAASNKSEE, from the coding sequence ATGAGTAATTTTTTTAAAACGTTGGTGATTGGTGTAGCTTCAGGAGCAGCTACCGCTTATTTCTTGTCAACTGAAAAAGGAAAGGTCTTGAAGGCTCGCGCACAAAGGGCCTATGAAGCCTATCGTCAAAATCCTGAGGAATATCATCAAATGGCTAAAGAAAAAGGAAGTGAGTACAGTCAGCTGGCTCGCCATACCTTTAATGATTTAAAAACCAGGTTTGAATCAGGGGATATGACCACTGATCAGGTGTTTGATTTTATCAAGGAAAAGACCAGCCAATTTGTTCATCAGGCAAAGGAAGCTGCTTCAGAGCATGACAAGGCTGATGATGTGATTATTGATCTGGATGAAGAGGATATTATTATCAACTATCCTGAAGATGATTCAGAAAAAGAAGCAGCTAGCAATAAGTCTGAAGAATAA
- a CDS encoding general stress protein — MNLVGISLLIIALAFVALVIFLIVVLKKVSEAVDEAKKTITVLTSDVNVTLYQTNEILAKANVLVDDVNGKMTTIDPLFVAIADLSESVSDLNVQARHLGRRATNATSNAAKVGKVALVGKVASKLFGKKEKRS; from the coding sequence ATGAATTTAGTGGGCATTTCATTGCTGATAATCGCATTAGCCTTTGTTGCTCTGGTTATTTTTTTGATTGTGGTGTTAAAAAAGGTGTCAGAGGCAGTTGATGAGGCTAAAAAAACCATTACCGTTTTAACGAGTGATGTCAATGTTACCCTTTATCAAACCAATGAAATATTAGCTAAGGCTAATGTGCTGGTAGATGATGTGAATGGTAAGATGACAACAATAGATCCTCTCTTTGTTGCTATTGCAGATTTGTCAGAAAGTGTTTCTGATTTGAATGTGCAGGCCAGACACCTTGGACGTCGGGCGACAAATGCCACAAGCAATGCTGCAAAGGTGGGTAAAGTAGCTCTTGTCGGCAAGGTCGCTTCTAAATTATTTGGTAAAAAGGAGAAAAGGTCATGA
- the lgt gene encoding prolipoprotein diacylglyceryl transferase — protein MINPIAFKLGPLSLHWYAVCILVGLLLAVYLAAKEAPRKKMTSDDIIDFILIAFPLAIIGARIYYVAFEWSYYSQHLSDIFAIWNGGIAIYGGLITGTIVLFVYCYYKVLNPIHFLDIAAPSVMLAQAIGRWGNFFNQEAYGRAVSQLNYLPSFIRQQMFIDGSYRVPTFLYESMWNLIGFVIIMVWRRKPRSLVDGDIISFYLIWYGCGRLVIEGMRTDSLMLLGIRVSQYMSVLLIIIAIVFIFKRHRQKGISYYQE, from the coding sequence ATGATCAATCCAATAGCCTTTAAGCTTGGTCCTCTTAGTCTTCACTGGTATGCGGTTTGTATCTTGGTGGGATTACTTTTAGCGGTTTATTTGGCAGCCAAAGAAGCCCCGCGAAAAAAAATGACCAGTGATGATATTATTGATTTTATTCTGATTGCCTTTCCTTTGGCAATTATTGGAGCAAGAATCTATTATGTAGCCTTTGAATGGTCCTATTATTCTCAGCATTTGAGTGATATCTTTGCTATTTGGAATGGTGGGATTGCCATCTATGGCGGCTTGATAACAGGTACCATTGTTCTCTTTGTTTATTGCTACTATAAGGTGCTGAATCCTATCCATTTCTTAGATATTGCAGCGCCTAGTGTCATGCTTGCTCAGGCCATCGGCAGATGGGGAAATTTCTTTAACCAAGAGGCCTATGGCAGGGCTGTCAGCCAGCTCAATTACCTGCCTAGTTTTATTCGCCAGCAGATGTTTATAGATGGCAGCTATCGTGTTCCCACCTTTTTATATGAGTCCATGTGGAACCTGATTGGCTTTGTCATTATCATGGTGTGGCGGCGTAAGCCCAGGTCATTAGTAGATGGGGATATTATCTCATTTTACCTGATTTGGTATGGCTGTGGTCGATTGGTGATTGAGGGCATGCGAACGGACAGCCTGATGCTTTTAGGAATTCGTGTTTCTCAATACATGTCGGTGCTGCTCATTATCATTGCGATTGTTTTTATCTTTAAAAGGCATCGACAAAAGGGAATTTCTTATTATCAAGAATAG
- the ptsK gene encoding phosphorylase, producing the protein MTVTVKMLVTKVKLDVVYATDDLLEKEITTSDISRPGLEMTGYFDYYAPERLQLFGMKEWSYLTQMTSHNRYSVLKEMFKKDTPAVIVSRGLAIPEEMVQAAQEEGIALFSSRVSTSRLAGEMSYFLDASLAERTSVHGVLMDIYGMGVLIQGDSGIGKSETGLELVKRGHRLVADDRVDVFAKDEETLWGEPAEILRHLLEIRGVGIIDVMSLYGASAVKDSSQVQLAIYLENFEAGKVFDRLGNGNEEITFSGVSIPRIRIPVKTGRNVSVVIEAAAMNHRAKEMGFDATKTFEERLTRLISKNEEGK; encoded by the coding sequence ATGACAGTTACCGTTAAGATGTTAGTCACAAAGGTCAAGCTTGACGTTGTCTATGCAACTGATGACTTGCTAGAAAAGGAGATAACGACCTCAGATATTTCGCGTCCGGGTCTTGAGATGACCGGCTATTTTGATTACTATGCCCCAGAGCGGCTTCAGCTGTTTGGCATGAAAGAATGGTCCTACCTCACTCAGATGACCTCACACAATCGCTACTCAGTCTTAAAGGAAATGTTTAAAAAAGACACGCCAGCTGTGATTGTATCTAGGGGCCTAGCTATCCCAGAGGAGATGGTTCAGGCAGCGCAGGAGGAAGGTATTGCTCTGTTTAGCAGCCGCGTATCTACCAGCCGCTTAGCTGGTGAGATGTCTTATTTTCTTGATGCTTCCTTAGCAGAGCGAACAAGTGTGCATGGGGTGCTGATGGATATTTACGGTATGGGGGTGCTGATCCAAGGTGATTCAGGTATTGGTAAAAGTGAGACAGGCTTAGAGTTGGTCAAGCGTGGCCATCGCTTGGTGGCAGACGACCGAGTAGATGTCTTTGCTAAAGATGAGGAGACGCTATGGGGGGAGCCAGCAGAGATTTTACGTCATCTCCTTGAGATTCGTGGTGTTGGCATTATTGATGTCATGTCGCTGTACGGTGCTAGTGCTGTCAAGGATTCCTCACAGGTGCAGTTGGCTATTTATTTGGAGAATTTTGAGGCTGGCAAGGTCTTTGACCGCTTGGGCAATGGCAATGAAGAGATTACCTTTTCTGGTGTCAGTATTCCAAGGATTCGCATTCCTGTCAAAACAGGTCGAAATGTGTCAGTGGTTATTGAGGCTGCTGCCATGAACCATCGTGCGAAAGAGATGGGCTTTGATGCTACCAAAACCTTTGAGGAGCGCCTTACACGTTTAATCAGCAAAAATGAGGAGGGCAAATGA
- a CDS encoding membrane protein has translation MESKFYKQRKHKLVAGVISGLADKYGWDLPLARVLAALLIYFTRFGVVIYILLAIFLPYKEDLLEERYGRGPRRRKDADVLNDEDEGWFW, from the coding sequence ATGGAATCTAAATTTTATAAGCAACGAAAGCATAAGCTAGTGGCTGGAGTTATCTCTGGTTTAGCTGATAAATACGGCTGGGATTTGCCCCTAGCTCGTGTGCTTGCCGCCTTATTGATCTATTTTACTCGCTTTGGGGTTGTTATTTATATTCTTTTAGCCATCTTCCTACCATATAAAGAGGACCTACTTGAAGAACGTTACGGGAGAGGACCAAGACGTCGCAAGGATGCTGATGTCCTAAATGATGAAGATGAAGGCTGGTTTTGGTAA
- a CDS encoding SprT-like protein encodes MSLTDYVREVSLADFGKPFKHQASWNRRLRTTGGRFFPKDGHLDFNPKILEEHGETVFRQIVRHELCHYHLYFEGLGFRHKDQAFKELLDQVDGLRYAPKLQSHQANYLYICQDCGQAYDRKRPINLAVFACGRCHGRLIEKNQS; translated from the coding sequence GTGAGTCTGACTGATTATGTTAGAGAGGTCTCGCTAGCTGATTTTGGAAAGCCCTTTAAGCATCAGGCTTCTTGGAACAGACGACTAAGAACAACAGGCGGACGTTTTTTTCCAAAGGATGGTCATCTGGATTTCAATCCCAAAATCTTAGAGGAGCATGGGGAGACTGTCTTTAGACAGATCGTTAGGCATGAGCTTTGTCATTATCACCTCTATTTTGAGGGGCTGGGCTTTCGGCATAAGGATCAAGCCTTTAAGGAGCTTCTAGACCAAGTAGACGGTCTGAGATACGCTCCAAAATTACAGTCACATCAAGCTAATTACCTCTACATCTGTCAAGATTGCGGCCAAGCTTATGACCGAAAACGTCCTATCAATCTGGCGGTATTTGCCTGCGGCAGGTGTCATGGCAGGCTCATTGAAAAAAATCAGTCGTAA
- the yhgF_1 gene encoding transcription accessory protein produces the protein MERRIRTELTEMAEDGAIKLFSENLRHLLLISPLKGKMVLGFDPAFRTGAKLAVIDPTGKLLTTQVIYPVAPANQAKIQAARVALAQLITDYQIDIIAIGNGTASRESEAFVAEVLKDFPETSYVIVNESGASVYSASELARHEFPELTVEKRSAISIARRLQDPLAELVKIDPKAIGVGQYQHDVSQKKLSEHLDFVVDTVVNQVGVNINTASPALLAHVSGLNKTISENIVRYREENGEITSRAEIKKVPRLGAKAFEQAAGFLRIPNAKNILDNTGVHPEAYPAVKKLFQLLAIKDLDEPARAKLQAVNLEEMAEQLTLGQETLKDIIADLLKPGRDLRDDFEAPVLRKDILSVKDLAVGQRLEGTVRNVVDFGAFVDIGVHEDGLIHISEMSEAFVNHPSQVVSVGDLVTVWVSKVDLDRHKVNLSLVPPRESD, from the coding sequence ATGGAACGACGTATCCGCACAGAATTAACTGAAATGGCTGAGGACGGTGCTATCAAGCTCTTTTCGGAAAATTTGCGTCATCTTTTGCTAATTTCACCACTAAAGGGAAAAATGGTGCTGGGCTTTGACCCGGCCTTTAGGACAGGGGCCAAATTAGCGGTGATTGATCCGACTGGAAAGCTGTTAACTACTCAGGTTATCTATCCGGTGGCACCAGCTAATCAAGCTAAGATTCAAGCAGCAAGAGTAGCTCTAGCTCAGCTCATCACTGACTATCAGATTGATATTATTGCCATTGGTAATGGCACAGCCAGTCGTGAGAGTGAAGCCTTTGTTGCAGAGGTGCTAAAGGATTTTCCAGAAACCTCTTATGTCATTGTTAATGAAAGCGGAGCTTCGGTTTATTCGGCCTCAGAGCTAGCCCGCCATGAATTTCCAGAGCTGACGGTTGAAAAGCGCTCAGCCATCTCTATTGCGCGTCGCTTGCAAGACCCGCTAGCAGAGCTGGTCAAAATTGACCCAAAAGCAATCGGTGTCGGACAATACCAGCATGATGTTAGTCAGAAAAAGCTATCTGAGCATCTGGATTTTGTCGTTGATACCGTTGTTAATCAGGTTGGGGTTAACATCAATACAGCTAGTCCAGCCCTACTGGCTCATGTTTCAGGGCTAAATAAAACCATTTCTGAGAATATCGTCAGGTATCGTGAAGAAAATGGAGAGATCACCTCACGTGCTGAGATCAAAAAGGTCCCTAGACTAGGCGCAAAGGCCTTTGAGCAGGCAGCAGGCTTCTTGCGTATTCCCAATGCTAAGAATATATTAGACAATACAGGCGTTCACCCAGAAGCCTATCCGGCTGTCAAAAAGCTCTTTCAATTACTTGCGATTAAAGACTTAGATGAGCCTGCAAGGGCCAAATTACAGGCGGTTAATCTTGAGGAAATGGCAGAGCAATTGACGCTTGGTCAAGAAACGCTCAAGGATATCATTGCTGATTTGCTGAAGCCAGGAAGAGACTTGCGTGATGACTTTGAAGCTCCTGTTCTTCGAAAGGACATTTTGAGTGTAAAGGATCTGGCTGTTGGTCAAAGGCTAGAGGGAACTGTTAGAAATGTGGTTGACTTCGGTGCTTTTGTTGATATTGGTGTACATGAGGACGGTTTGATTCACATTTCAGAGATGAGTGAGGCCTTTGTCAATCACCCAAGTCAGGTCGTTTCTGTCGGAGATTTAGTCACTGTTTGGGTTTCTAAGGTTGACTTAGACCGCCACAAGGTCAACCTAAGCTTAGTGCCGCCTCGTGAGTCTGACTGA
- the yhgF_2 gene encoding transcription accessory protein: MNHQNISEALGVTPKQISQVLTLTAEGNTIPFIARYRKEATGNLDEVVIKAIIDMDKSLTQLRERKDTILAKIEGQGKLTAALKEAIEAADKLADLEELYLPYKEKRRTKATIAREAGLSGLARLILQNAQDLETKAEAFITEGFSDPQAALAGAVDILVEAMSEDSRLRSWTYNEIWKYSRITSSLKEASLDDKQVFQIYYAFSETVSNMQGYRTLALNRGEKLGVLKVSFEHHIDKMLRFFSLRFKEHNAYIDDVINQTIKKKLFLLWNDVSAQN, translated from the coding sequence ATGAATCATCAAAACATTTCAGAAGCGTTGGGGGTCACCCCAAAACAGATTAGTCAAGTGCTTACCCTTACCGCTGAGGGTAATACCATTCCCTTTATTGCGCGCTATCGTAAGGAAGCTACAGGTAACCTTGATGAAGTGGTGATCAAGGCCATTATTGATATGGATAAGTCCCTCACACAGCTTAGGGAGCGTAAAGACACCATTCTTGCTAAAATCGAAGGACAAGGGAAACTAACAGCTGCCCTTAAGGAAGCTATAGAAGCAGCTGATAAATTGGCTGACCTAGAGGAGCTTTATTTGCCTTACAAGGAAAAGCGGCGTACCAAGGCAACCATTGCTCGAGAAGCCGGCTTATCTGGACTAGCTAGACTGATCCTTCAAAATGCACAAGACCTAGAAACTAAGGCAGAGGCCTTTATCACAGAAGGTTTTTCGGATCCACAGGCAGCCCTTGCTGGAGCTGTTGATATTTTGGTCGAAGCCATGTCAGAGGATAGCAGGCTAAGGTCCTGGACCTATAATGAGATTTGGAAGTATAGCCGTATAACCTCTAGCCTAAAGGAAGCCAGCTTAGATGACAAGCAGGTCTTTCAGATTTACTATGCGTTTTCTGAGACGGTATCTAACATGCAGGGCTACAGGACCCTAGCTCTCAATCGTGGGGAAAAGCTAGGCGTATTAAAGGTATCCTTTGAGCATCATATAGACAAAATGCTGCGCTTTTTCAGCCTTCGCTTTAAGGAGCACAATGCTTATATTGATGATGTTATTAACCAAACAATCAAGAAAAAATTGTTCCTGCTATGGAACGACGTATCCGCACAGAATTAA
- the pstB3_2 gene encoding phosphate transporter ATP-binding protein, which produces MGAFSTKQLNVFYGAFQALKDISIDIPENQITALIGPSGCGKSTFLKTLNRMNDLIPSCRIEGEVLLDNQDIYAKAINLNSLRKRVGMVFQQPNPFAMSIYDNVAYGPRTHGLKDKKTLDQLVEQSLRGAAIWDEVKDSLKKSAMSLSGGQQQRLCIARALAVAPDVLLMDEPTSALDPISTLKIEDLVQQLKQDYTIIIVTHNMQQASRMSDKTAFFLTGDICEFGDTAELFTKPKDKRTEDYISGRFG; this is translated from the coding sequence ATGGGAGCTTTTTCAACCAAGCAGCTTAATGTCTTTTATGGAGCATTTCAGGCCTTAAAGGATATCTCCATTGACATACCAGAAAATCAGATCACAGCCCTGATAGGTCCCTCTGGCTGTGGCAAATCAACCTTTTTAAAAACCCTAAATCGCATGAATGACTTGATTCCTTCCTGTCGTATCGAAGGAGAGGTTCTCTTAGACAATCAAGACATCTATGCTAAAGCAATAAACCTCAACAGTCTGCGTAAGCGTGTTGGTATGGTCTTTCAGCAGCCCAACCCATTTGCCATGTCTATTTATGATAATGTGGCTTATGGTCCTAGGACACATGGCCTTAAGGACAAGAAAACTCTAGATCAGCTGGTAGAGCAGTCCTTGAGAGGAGCAGCCATTTGGGACGAGGTCAAAGACAGCTTAAAAAAGAGTGCCATGTCCCTATCAGGTGGACAGCAGCAGCGGCTTTGCATTGCAAGAGCGCTTGCTGTAGCACCTGATGTGTTGCTCATGGACGAGCCTACCTCTGCTCTTGATCCCATTTCTACCTTAAAAATTGAGGACTTGGTTCAGCAATTAAAGCAGGATTACACGATTATCATCGTTACCCACAACATGCAGCAGGCTTCACGCATGTCAGATAAAACAGCCTTTTTCCTCACAGGAGATATTTGTGAATTTGGCGATACAGCTGAACTATTTACAAAGCCAAAGGACAAGCGTACAGAGGATTATATTTCCGGACGCTTCGGATAA
- the pstA_2 gene encoding ABC transporter permease — protein sequence MTNYLLKALVYLLSLLTFGSLFLIIAFMLIKGLPSLSLSLFSWTYTSDNVSLMPSIISTVSLVLGTLVLALPIGVFAGFYLVEYAKQDSLWVRAIRLAADTLSGIPSIVFGLFGMLFFVVFFGLQYSLLSGILTSVIMVLPVIIRSTEEALLSVSDHLRQASLGLGAGKLRTIFKIVLPAAMPGILAGVILAIGRVVGETAALMYTLGTSTNTPTSLMSSGRSLALHMYMLSSEGLHVKEAYATGVILLITVLLINALSSLLSRRLVKGVV from the coding sequence ATGACTAACTATTTACTAAAAGCCCTGGTCTATCTTTTGTCGCTATTGACCTTTGGCTCCTTATTTTTGATTATTGCCTTTATGCTGATAAAAGGCTTGCCTAGTCTGTCGTTATCCTTATTTTCATGGACCTATACCTCTGACAATGTTTCTCTAATGCCGTCGATTATCTCAACTGTTAGTCTAGTTTTAGGCACCTTAGTGCTAGCCTTGCCCATTGGTGTCTTTGCTGGCTTCTATCTTGTGGAATACGCTAAGCAGGACTCACTATGGGTAAGGGCAATACGTCTTGCAGCTGATACGCTATCAGGGATTCCTTCGATTGTTTTTGGTCTTTTTGGCATGCTGTTCTTTGTGGTTTTTTTCGGCCTGCAATATTCTCTTTTATCAGGTATTCTGACGTCTGTAATCATGGTGTTGCCAGTTATCATTCGATCAACAGAAGAAGCGCTCCTCTCTGTTAGTGATCACTTGCGTCAGGCTAGCCTTGGCTTAGGAGCAGGTAAGCTAAGGACGATTTTTAAAATAGTGCTGCCGGCTGCAATGCCTGGTATTCTAGCCGGGGTAATCCTAGCGATTGGACGTGTTGTGGGTGAGACAGCAGCCCTGATGTATACCCTAGGCACCTCTACCAATACGCCAACCAGCCTCATGTCATCAGGACGCTCACTAGCTCTTCACATGTACATGCTGTCTAGCGAAGGGCTACATGTCAAGGAAGCTTATGCAACGGGTGTTATCTTACTCATAACTGTCTTGCTGATCAATGCCCTATCAAGCTTATTATCACGCCGATTAGTGAAAGGAGTCGTCTAA
- the pstC_2 gene encoding ABC transporter permease, which produces MNKQAFKEDFFKVIFFLSAAMAIIAICLICIFIFSNGLPFIAKYGMRAFLLGNDWSPSNQPASYGILPMIAGSFVITLGAMVIGVPTGILTSVFMVYYCPKACYGFLKSAVNLMAAIPSIVYGFFGLQVLVPWIRSFAGNGMSVLTASLLLGIMILPTLISLSESAIRAVPKAYYSASLALGASHERSIFRVILPAAKSGLFSALILGFGRAIGETMAVILVAGNQPVLPSGLFEGTRTMTTNIVLEMAYASGQHREALIATSAVLFGFILIINACFAYVKGKSAHD; this is translated from the coding sequence GTGAATAAACAAGCCTTTAAAGAGGATTTTTTTAAAGTTATCTTCTTTCTCAGTGCAGCGATGGCAATTATTGCTATTTGTTTAATCTGTATCTTTATTTTTAGTAATGGCCTTCCCTTTATTGCTAAGTATGGTATGAGAGCCTTTTTGCTAGGAAATGATTGGTCACCGTCAAATCAGCCGGCAAGCTATGGTATTTTGCCGATGATTGCAGGGTCTTTTGTCATCACACTTGGTGCAATGGTGATTGGTGTGCCAACAGGTATATTGACCTCAGTTTTTATGGTTTACTATTGTCCTAAAGCATGCTATGGCTTTTTAAAGTCAGCTGTTAATCTGATGGCAGCCATTCCGTCTATCGTTTATGGCTTTTTTGGTCTTCAAGTGCTAGTGCCTTGGATTAGGAGCTTTGCTGGTAATGGCATGAGTGTGCTGACTGCCTCCTTGCTCTTAGGAATCATGATTTTGCCAACGCTTATCAGTCTTTCAGAGTCTGCTATCAGAGCTGTTCCAAAGGCTTATTATTCAGCTAGTCTTGCACTGGGAGCCAGTCATGAAAGGAGTATTTTTCGAGTGATCCTGCCAGCAGCCAAATCCGGCCTTTTTTCCGCTCTTATTTTAGGATTTGGTCGTGCCATTGGTGAGACGATGGCAGTTATTTTGGTAGCAGGAAACCAGCCTGTGCTGCCATCAGGATTATTTGAGGGCACAAGAACCATGACGACAAATATTGTCCTAGAGATGGCATATGCTTCTGGTCAGCATAGAGAGGCCTTGATTGCAACATCGGCTGTCCTCTTTGGCTTTATTCTCATCATTAATGCTTGCTTTGCTTATGTGAAAGGAAAATCAGCTCATGACTAA
- the sphX gene encoding lipoprotein codes for MLIMAAIGLSGLGLAACGNNSADAGKAADRIDLVSRENGSGTRGAFTEMTGILKKDGDKEIDQTAKTAIIQNSTEGVISSVKGNSRAIGYISLGSLNSDVAALKVNGVKASRETILEGKYPLQRPFNIVWSSDLSGVGKDFITFIDSKQGQEIVRDNRLIEAKTDAPAYSSKGLSGKLSIVGSTSVSPLMEKLAEAYKKENPAISIDITSNGSSAGITAVKEKTADIGMVSRDLTTEESKGLIDDAIALDGIVVIVHKDNKVSNIGIDVLADVFSGKLTSWDKVK; via the coding sequence ATGCTGATCATGGCAGCTATTGGCTTATCAGGCTTAGGTCTTGCAGCCTGTGGCAATAACAGTGCTGATGCTGGAAAAGCAGCAGACAGGATTGACCTTGTTTCTCGAGAAAATGGCTCAGGTACTCGTGGAGCCTTTACCGAAATGACAGGCATTCTAAAAAAGGACGGTGACAAAGAGATTGACCAAACAGCAAAAACAGCTATTATCCAAAATAGCACAGAAGGGGTCATCTCCTCTGTTAAGGGAAATAGTCGTGCCATTGGCTACATCTCGCTAGGGTCCTTAAATAGCGACGTTGCAGCCCTAAAGGTAAATGGCGTAAAGGCTAGTCGTGAGACTATTTTAGAGGGGAAATACCCTCTGCAGCGTCCCTTTAATATTGTATGGTCCTCAGACCTATCAGGAGTTGGTAAGGATTTTATCACCTTTATTGACTCAAAGCAGGGGCAGGAGATTGTTAGAGACAATCGATTGATCGAAGCAAAAACAGACGCGCCAGCCTATAGCAGTAAGGGCTTATCAGGCAAGCTGTCAATTGTAGGCTCAACCTCAGTTTCACCCTTGATGGAAAAATTAGCAGAAGCATACAAGAAAGAAAATCCAGCCATTAGCATTGATATTACCTCAAATGGCTCATCAGCAGGTATCACCGCCGTCAAGGAAAAAACAGCAGACATCGGTATGGTTTCTCGTGACCTAACAACTGAGGAGAGCAAGGGCTTAATTGATGATGCGATTGCCCTTGATGGTATCGTAGTGATTGTTCACAAGGACAATAAGGTAAGTAATATTGGCATAGATGTGCTGGCTGATGTCTTTAGCGGCAAGCTAACAAGCTGGGACAAAGTCAAATAA
- the phoR gene encoding alkaline phosphatase synthesis sensor protein, with protein sequence MIGHLRRLSMLLGLCLLAALGLIWQGPHQVLTLVVLCTGLVASFYVLSMLFRWEREFRALHHHLLTASDHFLLVGQADLSAYAKQLTELKSDLLQKEARLKALSKNVEAVTSHLTMGMLLVSNQRELLLTSKSLPAYFPEAKPPFVVLEDLKRMDLIALVNQVFDQKQTLKKELTGLHDGDLILEVTLVPIFNQSHVVKEILVLLYDLTAIRHYERLNLEFIANASHELRTPVTSIKGFAETIKEMPDDETSLKEDFLDIIYNESLRLERIVEHLLTLSKANKTPLDLTEFQLRNFLLYTGQSMRPQLEQKQLELSYALEDSIVVTSDQYLLSQIMLNLLSNAIQYTDNGGRIQLSSQRVAGGVAITVADTGIGISQIELDRIFERFYRVNKGRSRQSGGTGLGLAIVKELSQLLGGQITVTSQLGEGSQFTLFLPEAINK encoded by the coding sequence GCTAGGGCTTTGCTTGCTGGCTGCTCTTGGTCTGATTTGGCAAGGGCCGCATCAGGTGCTGACTCTAGTAGTGCTGTGTACTGGTCTCGTAGCTAGCTTTTATGTCTTGAGCATGCTATTTAGATGGGAGCGTGAATTCAGAGCCTTGCACCACCATCTTTTGACAGCTAGTGACCATTTTCTCCTAGTGGGGCAGGCTGATTTAAGTGCTTATGCTAAGCAGCTGACAGAGCTAAAAAGTGACCTATTACAAAAGGAAGCAAGGCTAAAAGCCTTATCAAAAAATGTGGAGGCTGTAACCTCTCATCTCACGATGGGCATGCTTTTAGTCTCCAATCAAAGGGAGCTGTTGCTGACCAGCAAATCCTTACCGGCTTATTTTCCAGAGGCTAAGCCACCTTTTGTGGTCTTGGAGGATCTTAAACGAATGGATCTGATAGCCTTAGTTAATCAAGTCTTTGACCAAAAGCAGACATTAAAGAAGGAATTAACAGGCCTACATGATGGTGATTTGATCTTGGAGGTTACCCTTGTGCCTATCTTTAACCAGTCGCATGTTGTCAAGGAGATTTTAGTGCTCTTATATGATCTGACGGCCATTCGTCATTATGAGAGGCTAAATTTGGAGTTTATTGCTAATGCTTCTCACGAATTAAGAACACCGGTTACATCGATCAAGGGCTTTGCTGAAACGATTAAGGAAATGCCTGACGATGAAACAAGCCTAAAAGAAGACTTTTTAGACATTATCTACAATGAAAGCTTGCGTCTAGAACGTATTGTTGAGCACCTGCTGACCTTATCCAAGGCTAACAAGACACCACTTGACCTGACAGAGTTTCAGCTCAGGAACTTCCTGCTGTATACAGGTCAGAGCATGAGGCCACAGCTAGAGCAAAAGCAGCTTGAGCTAAGCTATGCATTGGAGGATTCGATTGTTGTGACATCTGATCAATACCTCTTATCGCAGATCATGTTAAATCTCTTATCAAATGCGATACAGTATACAGACAATGGGGGCAGAATTCAGCTATCCAGTCAAAGGGTTGCTGGTGGTGTTGCCATTACAGTTGCAGATACTGGGATTGGCATTAGCCAAATTGAGCTAGATCGTATTTTTGAGCGCTTTTATCGTGTTAACAAGGGACGTAGCAGGCAAAGTGGTGGAACAGGCCTAGGCCTAGCCATTGTAAAGGAGCTGAGTCAGCTTCTTGGCGGTCAGATAACAGTCACAAGTCAGCTAGGAGAGGGCAGCCAATTTACCTTATTCTTACCAGAAGCTATCAACAAGTAA